In one window of Cheilinus undulatus unplaced genomic scaffold, ASM1832078v1 Contig2, whole genome shotgun sequence DNA:
- the mtmr1a gene encoding myotubularin-related protein 1a isoform X2, giving the protein MDKPTGAHGFSDGGGPNRKPWSSPTSGPAAGETPESPSGSHVEWCKQLIAATISSQISPEHGNRDKVSKRINHRQDSLDEGLCYHGDSDSEHPVNASSLPALRYGAQGRMFQNQIPLLPGETIQTTVKDVMYICPFSGLVNGTLTITDYKLYFSSTDVHFVLDVNLGVISRQETIGVPNQGENTKGLELVCKDMRSPRFAYKTEENHPDVVQLIAKHAFPLSHNLPLFAFLYKEQFPVDGWKVYDPTAEYRRQGLPNESWTISKVNSSYELCDTYPSTLVIPTNISDEDVRRVATFRAKHRIPVLSWIHPESQATIVRCSQPLVGPTDRRCKEDERYLQIIMDANAQSHKLSIFDARQSSVALSNKAKDGGFESESFYPNVELNFLEIPNIHVIRESLRKVKDVVYPTIDETHWHSNIDQTHWLEYIRSLLAGAAKVADKLESGKTSVVVHCSDGWDRTAQLTSLSMLMLDSYYRTLRGFQVLLEKEWISFGHKFAARVGHGDENHANSERSPLFVQFIDCVWQMTRQFPAAFEFNELFLITVLDHLYSCLFGTFLYNSEQERTAKEVQSSTISLWSYINSQPEDFTNPFYVDYQNHVLYPLVSSRHLELWSSYYARWNPRMRPQVPVHQSLKELLILRAELQRRVEELQRDASSSHSLSSSDHSPSPTHATGTPVHTAV; this is encoded by the exons GTTTCCAAGAGGATCAATCACCGG CAGGACTCTCTGGATGAGGGGCTTTGTTACCATGGAGACAGTGACTCTGAGCATCCTGTCAATGCTTCG aGTCTTCCCGCTCTGCGTTATGGAGCTCAGGGGAGGATGTTCCAGAACCAGATCCCTCTACTACCTGGTGAGACCATTCAGACCACAG TGAAAGATGTGATGTACATCTGCCCATTCAGTGGCCTGGTCAACGGGACGTTGACCATCACAGACTATAAACTTTACTTCAGCAGCACTGATGTG CACTTTGTTCTGGATGTAAACCTTGGTGTTATCAGCAGACAGGAAACCATTGGTGTCCCAAACCAGGGGGAGAACACCAAGGGCCTGGAGCTGGTCTGTAAG gACATGAGGAGTCCGAGGTTTGCCTATAAGACTGAGGAGAATCATCCTGATGTGGTTCAGCTCATCGCCAAACACGCATTCCCTCTTTCTCATAACCTG CCACTGTTCGCCTTCCTTTATAAAGAACAGTTTCCTGTGGATGGCTGGAAGGTGTATGACCCCACGGCCGAGTACAGACGACAG GGTCTCCCTAACGAGAGCTGGACCATCAGTAAAGTAAACAGCAGCTATGAGCTCTGTGACACCTATCCATCTACCCTGGTCATCCCCACCAACATCAGTGACGAGGACGTCCGACGGGTCGCCACCTTCAGGGCCAAACACAGAATCCCT GTTCTGTCGTGGATCCATCCGGAATCTCAGGCCACCATTGTGCGCTGCAGCCAGCCGTTAGTCGGTCCAACAGACCGCCGCTGTAAAGAGGACGAACGCTACCTTCAGATAATCATGGACGCCAATGCTCAGTCACACAAACTCAGCATCTTTGATGCCCGCCAGAGCAGTGTGGCGCTCAGCAACAAG GCGAAGGACGGTGGGTTTGAGAGCGAGAGTTTTTACCCAAACGTGGAGCTGAACTTCCTGGAGATCCCCAACATCCACGTGATCCGGGAGTCTCTGAGGAAGGTGAAGGATGTGGTCTACCCAACCATCGATGAGACTCACTGGCACTCCAACATTGACCAGACCCACTGGCTTGAGTACATACGG TCATTGCTGGCGGGGGCAGCAAAGGTTGCAGACAAACTGGAGTCAGGGAAGACATCAGTGGTGGTTCACTGCAGCGACGGGTGGGACAGGACGGCCCAGCTTACCTCACTGAGCATGCTCATGTTGGACAGTTACTACCGCACGTTGAGAGGCTTCCAG GTGCTGCTGGAGAAGGAGTGGATCAGCTTTGGACACAAGTTTGCTGCT CGTGTTGGTCATGGCGATGAGAACCATGCTAACTCTGAGCGCTCACCGCTCTTTGTCCAGTTTATCGACTGCGTGTGGCAGATGACCCGACAG TTCCCAGCAGCCTTTGAGTTTAACGAGCTCTTCTTGATCACTGTGCTGGATCACCTCTACAGCTGCCTGTTTGGGACATTCCTCTACAACAGCGAACAAGAGAGGACGGCCAAG GAGGTCCAGAGCAGCACAATTTCTCTGTGGTCTTACATCAACAG CCAACCGGAGGACTTCACTAACCCGTTCTACGTGGACTACCAGAACCACGTCCTGTACCCGCTGGTCTCCTCCAGACACCTGGAGCTGTGGAGCAGTTACTACGCGCGCTGGAACCCCCGCATGAGGCCGCAG GTCCCGGTCCATCAGAGTCTGAAAGAGCTGTTGATCCTGAGGGCGGAGCTACAGAGGAGggtggaggagctgcagagagacgCCTCTTCTTCACActccctgtcctcctctgaCCACTCCCCCTCCCCCACACACGCCACTGGCACTCCTGTCCACACTGCCGTCTGA
- the mtmr1a gene encoding myotubularin-related protein 1a isoform X6: protein MDKPTGAHGFSDGGGPNRKPWSSPTSGPAAGETPESPSGSHVEWCKQLIAATISSQISPEHGNRDKVSKRINHRSLPALRYGAQGRMFQNQIPLLPGETIQTTVKDVMYICPFSGLVNGTLTITDYKLYFSSTDVHFVLDVNLGVISRQETIGVPNQGENTKGLELVCKDMRSPRFAYKTEENHPDVVQLIAKHAFPLSHNLPLFAFLYKEQFPVDGWKVYDPTAEYRRQGLPNESWTISKVNSSYELCDTYPSTLVIPTNISDEDVRRVATFRAKHRIPVLSWIHPESQATIVRCSQPLVGPTDRRCKEDERYLQIIMDANAQSHKLSIFDARQSSVALSNKAKDGGFESESFYPNVELNFLEIPNIHVIRESLRKVKDVVYPTIDETHWHSNIDQTHWLEYIRSLLAGAAKVADKLESGKTSVVVHCSDGWDRTAQLTSLSMLMLDSYYRTLRGFQVLLEKEWISFGHKFAARVGHGDENHANSERSPLFVQFIDCVWQMTRQFPAAFEFNELFLITVLDHLYSCLFGTFLYNSEQERTAKEVQSSTISLWSYINSQPEDFTNPFYVDYQNHVLYPLVSSRHLELWSSYYARWNPRMRPQVPVHQSLKELLILRAELQRRVEELQRDASSSHSLSSSDHSPSPTHATGTPVHTAV, encoded by the exons GTTTCCAAGAGGATCAATCACCGG aGTCTTCCCGCTCTGCGTTATGGAGCTCAGGGGAGGATGTTCCAGAACCAGATCCCTCTACTACCTGGTGAGACCATTCAGACCACAG TGAAAGATGTGATGTACATCTGCCCATTCAGTGGCCTGGTCAACGGGACGTTGACCATCACAGACTATAAACTTTACTTCAGCAGCACTGATGTG CACTTTGTTCTGGATGTAAACCTTGGTGTTATCAGCAGACAGGAAACCATTGGTGTCCCAAACCAGGGGGAGAACACCAAGGGCCTGGAGCTGGTCTGTAAG gACATGAGGAGTCCGAGGTTTGCCTATAAGACTGAGGAGAATCATCCTGATGTGGTTCAGCTCATCGCCAAACACGCATTCCCTCTTTCTCATAACCTG CCACTGTTCGCCTTCCTTTATAAAGAACAGTTTCCTGTGGATGGCTGGAAGGTGTATGACCCCACGGCCGAGTACAGACGACAG GGTCTCCCTAACGAGAGCTGGACCATCAGTAAAGTAAACAGCAGCTATGAGCTCTGTGACACCTATCCATCTACCCTGGTCATCCCCACCAACATCAGTGACGAGGACGTCCGACGGGTCGCCACCTTCAGGGCCAAACACAGAATCCCT GTTCTGTCGTGGATCCATCCGGAATCTCAGGCCACCATTGTGCGCTGCAGCCAGCCGTTAGTCGGTCCAACAGACCGCCGCTGTAAAGAGGACGAACGCTACCTTCAGATAATCATGGACGCCAATGCTCAGTCACACAAACTCAGCATCTTTGATGCCCGCCAGAGCAGTGTGGCGCTCAGCAACAAG GCGAAGGACGGTGGGTTTGAGAGCGAGAGTTTTTACCCAAACGTGGAGCTGAACTTCCTGGAGATCCCCAACATCCACGTGATCCGGGAGTCTCTGAGGAAGGTGAAGGATGTGGTCTACCCAACCATCGATGAGACTCACTGGCACTCCAACATTGACCAGACCCACTGGCTTGAGTACATACGG TCATTGCTGGCGGGGGCAGCAAAGGTTGCAGACAAACTGGAGTCAGGGAAGACATCAGTGGTGGTTCACTGCAGCGACGGGTGGGACAGGACGGCCCAGCTTACCTCACTGAGCATGCTCATGTTGGACAGTTACTACCGCACGTTGAGAGGCTTCCAG GTGCTGCTGGAGAAGGAGTGGATCAGCTTTGGACACAAGTTTGCTGCT CGTGTTGGTCATGGCGATGAGAACCATGCTAACTCTGAGCGCTCACCGCTCTTTGTCCAGTTTATCGACTGCGTGTGGCAGATGACCCGACAG TTCCCAGCAGCCTTTGAGTTTAACGAGCTCTTCTTGATCACTGTGCTGGATCACCTCTACAGCTGCCTGTTTGGGACATTCCTCTACAACAGCGAACAAGAGAGGACGGCCAAG GAGGTCCAGAGCAGCACAATTTCTCTGTGGTCTTACATCAACAG CCAACCGGAGGACTTCACTAACCCGTTCTACGTGGACTACCAGAACCACGTCCTGTACCCGCTGGTCTCCTCCAGACACCTGGAGCTGTGGAGCAGTTACTACGCGCGCTGGAACCCCCGCATGAGGCCGCAG GTCCCGGTCCATCAGAGTCTGAAAGAGCTGTTGATCCTGAGGGCGGAGCTACAGAGGAGggtggaggagctgcagagagacgCCTCTTCTTCACActccctgtcctcctctgaCCACTCCCCCTCCCCCACACACGCCACTGGCACTCCTGTCCACACTGCCGTCTGA
- the mtmr1a gene encoding myotubularin-related protein 1a isoform X3, giving the protein MDKPTGAHGFSDGGGPNRKPWSSPTSGPAAGETPESPSGSHVEWCKQLIAATISSQISPEHGNRDKQDSLDEGLCYHGDSDSEHPVNASSLPALRYGAQGRMFQNQIPLLPGETIQTTVKDVMYICPFSGLVNGTLTITDYKLYFSSTDVHFVLDVNLGVISRQETIGVPNQGENTKGLELVCKDMRSPRFAYKTEENHPDVVQLIAKHAFPLSHNLPLFAFLYKEQFPVDGWKVYDPTAEYRRQGLPNESWTISKVNSSYELCDTYPSTLVIPTNISDEDVRRVATFRAKHRIPVLSWIHPESQATIVRCSQPLVGPTDRRCKEDERYLQIIMDANAQSHKLSIFDARQSSVALSNKAKDGGFESESFYPNVELNFLEIPNIHVIRESLRKVKDVVYPTIDETHWHSNIDQTHWLEYIRSLLAGAAKVADKLESGKTSVVVHCSDGWDRTAQLTSLSMLMLDSYYRTLRGFQVLLEKEWISFGHKFAARVGHGDENHANSERSPLFVQFIDCVWQMTRQFPAAFEFNELFLITVLDHLYSCLFGTFLYNSEQERTAKEVQSSTISLWSYINSQPEDFTNPFYVDYQNHVLYPLVSSRHLELWSSYYARWNPRMRPQVPVHQSLKELLILRAELQRRVEELQRDASSSHSLSSSDHSPSPTHATGTPVHTAV; this is encoded by the exons CAGGACTCTCTGGATGAGGGGCTTTGTTACCATGGAGACAGTGACTCTGAGCATCCTGTCAATGCTTCG aGTCTTCCCGCTCTGCGTTATGGAGCTCAGGGGAGGATGTTCCAGAACCAGATCCCTCTACTACCTGGTGAGACCATTCAGACCACAG TGAAAGATGTGATGTACATCTGCCCATTCAGTGGCCTGGTCAACGGGACGTTGACCATCACAGACTATAAACTTTACTTCAGCAGCACTGATGTG CACTTTGTTCTGGATGTAAACCTTGGTGTTATCAGCAGACAGGAAACCATTGGTGTCCCAAACCAGGGGGAGAACACCAAGGGCCTGGAGCTGGTCTGTAAG gACATGAGGAGTCCGAGGTTTGCCTATAAGACTGAGGAGAATCATCCTGATGTGGTTCAGCTCATCGCCAAACACGCATTCCCTCTTTCTCATAACCTG CCACTGTTCGCCTTCCTTTATAAAGAACAGTTTCCTGTGGATGGCTGGAAGGTGTATGACCCCACGGCCGAGTACAGACGACAG GGTCTCCCTAACGAGAGCTGGACCATCAGTAAAGTAAACAGCAGCTATGAGCTCTGTGACACCTATCCATCTACCCTGGTCATCCCCACCAACATCAGTGACGAGGACGTCCGACGGGTCGCCACCTTCAGGGCCAAACACAGAATCCCT GTTCTGTCGTGGATCCATCCGGAATCTCAGGCCACCATTGTGCGCTGCAGCCAGCCGTTAGTCGGTCCAACAGACCGCCGCTGTAAAGAGGACGAACGCTACCTTCAGATAATCATGGACGCCAATGCTCAGTCACACAAACTCAGCATCTTTGATGCCCGCCAGAGCAGTGTGGCGCTCAGCAACAAG GCGAAGGACGGTGGGTTTGAGAGCGAGAGTTTTTACCCAAACGTGGAGCTGAACTTCCTGGAGATCCCCAACATCCACGTGATCCGGGAGTCTCTGAGGAAGGTGAAGGATGTGGTCTACCCAACCATCGATGAGACTCACTGGCACTCCAACATTGACCAGACCCACTGGCTTGAGTACATACGG TCATTGCTGGCGGGGGCAGCAAAGGTTGCAGACAAACTGGAGTCAGGGAAGACATCAGTGGTGGTTCACTGCAGCGACGGGTGGGACAGGACGGCCCAGCTTACCTCACTGAGCATGCTCATGTTGGACAGTTACTACCGCACGTTGAGAGGCTTCCAG GTGCTGCTGGAGAAGGAGTGGATCAGCTTTGGACACAAGTTTGCTGCT CGTGTTGGTCATGGCGATGAGAACCATGCTAACTCTGAGCGCTCACCGCTCTTTGTCCAGTTTATCGACTGCGTGTGGCAGATGACCCGACAG TTCCCAGCAGCCTTTGAGTTTAACGAGCTCTTCTTGATCACTGTGCTGGATCACCTCTACAGCTGCCTGTTTGGGACATTCCTCTACAACAGCGAACAAGAGAGGACGGCCAAG GAGGTCCAGAGCAGCACAATTTCTCTGTGGTCTTACATCAACAG CCAACCGGAGGACTTCACTAACCCGTTCTACGTGGACTACCAGAACCACGTCCTGTACCCGCTGGTCTCCTCCAGACACCTGGAGCTGTGGAGCAGTTACTACGCGCGCTGGAACCCCCGCATGAGGCCGCAG GTCCCGGTCCATCAGAGTCTGAAAGAGCTGTTGATCCTGAGGGCGGAGCTACAGAGGAGggtggaggagctgcagagagacgCCTCTTCTTCACActccctgtcctcctctgaCCACTCCCCCTCCCCCACACACGCCACTGGCACTCCTGTCCACACTGCCGTCTGA